One Streptomyces lincolnensis genomic region harbors:
- a CDS encoding AAA family ATPase, with translation MVGSENARLIVLRGNSASGKSSVAAGLRDRFGRGLALVAQDNLRRVVLRERDRPGAANIGLIDLTARYALDAGFHVVVEGLLYADHYGEMLTRLRADHRGPTYGYYLHVPFGETLARHATKPQANEYGEAELRAWYRELDLLPDGRETVIDEASTLTETVERIMTDTGLAGLPAIDH, from the coding sequence GTGGTGGGATCGGAGAATGCCCGGCTGATCGTCCTGCGCGGGAACTCGGCGTCGGGGAAGTCGAGCGTCGCGGCCGGCCTGCGGGACCGTTTCGGCCGGGGCCTGGCCCTGGTCGCTCAGGACAATCTGCGCCGGGTCGTGCTGCGGGAACGGGACCGGCCGGGCGCGGCGAACATCGGCCTGATCGACCTGACCGCCCGCTACGCGCTCGACGCGGGATTCCACGTAGTGGTGGAGGGACTCCTGTACGCCGACCACTACGGCGAGATGCTCACGCGGCTACGCGCCGACCATCGCGGCCCGACCTACGGCTACTACCTTCACGTGCCGTTCGGCGAGACCCTGGCCCGTCACGCGACGAAGCCCCAGGCCAACGAGTACGGCGAGGCGGAGCTGCGCGCCTGGTACCGGGAACTCGATCTGCTGCCCGACGGTCGTGAGACCGTGATCGACGAAGCCAGCACCCTGACCGAGACGGTCGAGCGCATCATGACCGACACCGGTCTGGCTGGCCTTCCCGCGATCGATCACTGA
- a CDS encoding APC family permease, whose amino-acid sequence MSNPPTAAGVPEELERRLGVSDAVVIGLGSMIGAGIFAALAPAAHAAGSGLLLGLALAAVVAYCNATSSARLAARYPASGGTYVYGRERLGDFWGYLAGWAFVVGKTASCAAMALTVGSYVWPGQAHAVAVAAVVALTAVNYAGVHKSALLTRVIVAVVLAVLAAVVVAALTSDATDTARLDIGSDASVGGVLQAAGLLFFAFAGYARIATLGEEVRDPARTIPRAIPLALGITLVVYAVVAVAVLMVLGPKGLADAAAPLSDTARAAGVDWLAPVVRVGAAVAALGSLLALILGVSRTSLAMARDRHLPHALSAVHPRFKVPHRAELVVGAVVAVVAATADVRGAIGFSSFGVLAYYAVANASAWTLTPEEGRPARVIPVLGLAGCLILAFALPVSSVISGTAVLALGAVAYGIRRGLAARR is encoded by the coding sequence ATGAGCAATCCACCGACCGCTGCCGGGGTGCCCGAGGAACTGGAGCGGCGGCTGGGGGTGTCCGACGCGGTGGTGATCGGGCTGGGGTCGATGATCGGCGCCGGGATCTTCGCCGCTCTGGCCCCGGCGGCGCACGCGGCCGGCTCGGGGCTGCTGCTCGGCCTGGCGTTGGCGGCGGTGGTGGCGTATTGCAACGCCACGTCCTCCGCGCGGCTCGCCGCCCGGTATCCGGCCTCCGGCGGCACCTATGTCTATGGCCGTGAGCGCCTGGGCGACTTCTGGGGTTACCTGGCGGGGTGGGCGTTCGTGGTGGGCAAGACCGCGTCGTGCGCTGCCATGGCTCTCACGGTCGGTTCGTACGTGTGGCCGGGCCAGGCGCACGCGGTCGCGGTGGCCGCGGTGGTGGCGCTGACCGCGGTGAACTACGCGGGAGTGCACAAGTCCGCACTCCTCACCCGTGTCATCGTCGCCGTGGTCCTGGCGGTGCTCGCCGCCGTGGTCGTCGCCGCCCTCACCTCCGACGCGACGGACACCGCGCGGCTGGACATCGGCTCGGACGCCTCCGTCGGCGGGGTGCTCCAGGCGGCGGGCCTGCTGTTCTTCGCCTTCGCCGGGTACGCCCGCATCGCCACTCTCGGCGAGGAGGTCCGTGACCCCGCCCGGACCATTCCCCGGGCGATCCCGCTCGCGCTGGGCATCACCCTGGTCGTCTACGCCGTCGTCGCCGTCGCCGTATTGATGGTGCTGGGGCCCAAGGGGCTGGCGGACGCTGCGGCGCCGCTGTCGGACACCGCTCGGGCGGCCGGCGTGGACTGGCTGGCTCCTGTGGTGCGCGTCGGTGCCGCTGTCGCCGCGCTCGGCTCGCTGCTGGCGCTGATCCTCGGTGTCTCCCGCACCAGCCTGGCGATGGCCCGCGACCGGCACCTGCCTCACGCCCTGTCCGCCGTCCACCCCCGCTTCAAGGTGCCCCACCGCGCCGAACTCGTCGTCGGCGCCGTGGTGGCCGTGGTCGCCGCGACCGCCGATGTGCGCGGGGCGATCGGGTTCTCCTCCTTCGGTGTGCTCGCGTACTACGCCGTCGCCAACGCCTCTGCCTGGACCCTGACCCCGGAAGAAGGCCGCCCCGCACGGGTCATTCCCGTCCTCGGGCTGGCCGGCTGCCTGATCCTGGCCTTCGCCCTGCCCGTCTCCTCGGTGATCTCCGGGACCGCGGTGCTGGCTCTCGGTGCCGTCGCCTACGGCATCCGGCGCGGTCTCGCGGCCCGCCGCTGA
- a CDS encoding DUF6223 family protein gives MKQESTVHSPEALTMSVHLVTAAEDYGIQGRGPSIVADLVALAGVAIGAPALARAKGRITTGNGQIGAVVAMALGLTGIAIAGVALAIADGGPGTGNGVVGSVIAIAIGLVGTVLGGLARARFRRTDLPADQLTG, from the coding sequence GTGAAACAGGAGAGCACCGTGCACTCACCAGAGGCCCTGACCATGTCGGTCCACCTTGTGACCGCCGCCGAGGATTACGGCATCCAGGGGCGAGGCCCGTCGATCGTCGCCGATCTGGTGGCGCTGGCCGGTGTGGCCATCGGCGCGCCGGCGCTGGCCCGCGCCAAGGGACGTATCACCACCGGCAACGGGCAAATCGGTGCCGTCGTGGCCATGGCACTCGGACTGACCGGCATAGCCATCGCCGGGGTGGCATTGGCCATCGCCGACGGTGGTCCCGGCACCGGCAACGGCGTAGTCGGATCCGTCATCGCGATCGCGATAGGGCTGGTCGGCACAGTCCTCGGGGGCCTGGCTCGGGCCCGCTTCCGCCGCACCGACCTACCGGCCGACCAACTGACCGGCTGA
- a CDS encoding sensor histidine kinase — translation MDKGRFGVPAAVRDWAIALGVAALLLGTGWSGEGPDADPGVLGYVLLAAGGLALAARRRAPLAVLAVTGLCAVAYQTAGFDVLAVSYLVAVYGAVRAGHRAVTVAVSVTMVAVLHLTALLLRDGSAGEALAQARHVLEIAWLIAAFAAGEALRQAERRADEAERTREETARRRADEERLHIARELHDSLTHQISIIKVQAEVAVHVARRRGEQVPEALLAIQEAGREATRELRATLEALRDDDTSPPRGLDHIPELVEQASRAGLEATLTIEGQRPDLPAAVGRTAYRIVQESLTNIARHACAATASVRIDYRPDSLAIQVDDDGKASPDTVPTPGLGLLGMRERVTALGGRLHAQPRSERGFTVQAELPVDHTS, via the coding sequence ATGGACAAAGGACGGTTCGGCGTCCCGGCCGCTGTCAGGGACTGGGCGATCGCCCTCGGCGTGGCGGCCCTGCTCCTGGGCACCGGGTGGTCCGGGGAGGGTCCCGACGCGGATCCCGGTGTGCTCGGCTACGTGCTGCTGGCGGCCGGCGGCCTCGCGCTGGCCGCGCGGCGCCGCGCTCCGCTGGCCGTCCTGGCCGTCACCGGGCTGTGTGCGGTGGCGTACCAGACGGCCGGTTTCGACGTGCTCGCCGTCTCGTACCTGGTTGCGGTGTACGGGGCGGTGCGGGCCGGGCACCGCGCCGTCACGGTGGCGGTGTCCGTGACCATGGTGGCGGTTCTGCACCTCACTGCCCTGCTCTTGCGCGACGGGTCTGCGGGCGAGGCGTTGGCGCAGGCCCGGCACGTCCTCGAGATCGCCTGGCTGATCGCCGCGTTTGCCGCGGGCGAGGCGCTGCGGCAGGCCGAGCGGCGGGCGGACGAGGCCGAGCGCACCCGGGAGGAGACCGCGCGGCGCCGCGCGGATGAGGAACGGCTGCACATCGCGCGGGAGTTGCACGATTCGCTCACCCACCAGATCTCGATCATCAAGGTGCAGGCGGAGGTCGCCGTCCATGTCGCCCGCAGGCGGGGTGAACAGGTTCCGGAGGCTCTGCTGGCGATCCAGGAGGCCGGACGTGAGGCGACCCGGGAACTGCGCGCCACACTGGAGGCGCTGCGCGACGACGACACCAGCCCGCCCCGCGGGCTCGACCACATCCCGGAGCTGGTGGAGCAGGCAAGCAGGGCCGGCCTCGAAGCGACGCTGACGATCGAGGGACAGCGGCCCGACCTGCCGGCCGCGGTGGGCCGGACCGCCTACCGGATCGTTCAGGAATCGCTGACCAACATCGCCCGGCACGCCTGCGCCGCGACCGCGTCGGTCCGCATCGACTACCGGCCCGACTCACTCGCCATCCAGGTCGACGACGACGGCAAGGCCTCACCGGACACGGTGCCGACGCCCGGCCTGGGGCTGCTCGGCATGCGTGAACGGGTCACCGCCCTCGGCGGCCGGTTGCACGCGCAGCCGCGCAGCGAGCGCGGCTTCACCGTCCAGGCCGAACTTCCCGTGGACCACACCTCATGA
- a CDS encoding response regulator has translation MIRVLLVDDQPLIRSGFRALLDLEDDIEVVAEAADGAEGLALARQHLPDIVLIDIQMPVVDGIEATRRIAADPALAQVHVVILTNYGMDEYVLDALRAGAAGFLVKDIVPDDLVYAVRVAARGDALLAPSITRKLINRYVAQPLSTVATTGLDELTGREREAVALVAQGLSNDQIADRMVISPLTAKTHINRAMTKLHARDRAQLVVLAYESGLVTPRKS, from the coding sequence ATGATCCGTGTCCTGCTGGTCGACGACCAGCCGCTCATTCGCAGCGGATTCCGCGCACTCCTCGACCTCGAAGACGACATCGAGGTGGTCGCCGAGGCCGCCGACGGCGCGGAGGGCCTGGCACTCGCCCGGCAGCACCTGCCCGACATCGTGCTCATCGACATCCAGATGCCCGTCGTCGACGGCATCGAGGCCACCCGGCGCATCGCCGCGGACCCGGCCCTGGCCCAGGTGCACGTCGTCATCCTCACCAACTACGGCATGGACGAGTACGTCCTCGACGCGCTGCGCGCCGGCGCCGCCGGGTTCCTCGTCAAGGACATCGTGCCGGACGATCTGGTGTACGCCGTACGCGTCGCCGCCCGCGGCGACGCGCTGCTCGCCCCGTCCATCACCCGCAAGCTGATCAACCGGTACGTCGCCCAGCCGCTGTCCACCGTCGCCACCACCGGGCTGGACGAGCTGACCGGCCGCGAGCGCGAGGCCGTCGCCCTGGTCGCGCAGGGCCTGTCCAACGACCAGATCGCCGACCGCATGGTGATCAGCCCACTGACCGCGAAGACCCACATCAACCGGGCCATGACCAAACTCCACGCCCGTGACCGCGCCCAACTCGTGGTCCTCGCCTACGAGTCCGGCCTGGTGACGCCGCGCAAGTCCTGA
- a CDS encoding PadR family transcriptional regulator has protein sequence MREFQRGAVRLHILHHAAEEEIHGAWMTGELARHGYQISPGTLYPTLHRLEADGLLTSEQRVVDGRVRRVYRATEAGQQALAEDRRALAELAREVLGDDAS, from the coding sequence GTGCGGGAGTTCCAGCGGGGTGCGGTGCGGCTGCACATCCTGCATCACGCGGCCGAGGAGGAGATCCACGGCGCGTGGATGACCGGGGAACTGGCCCGCCACGGCTACCAGATCAGCCCCGGCACCCTGTACCCGACGCTGCACCGGTTGGAGGCCGACGGCCTGCTGACCTCGGAGCAGCGGGTGGTCGACGGGCGTGTTCGCCGGGTGTACCGCGCCACCGAGGCCGGACAGCAGGCCCTGGCCGAGGACCGCAGGGCACTGGCGGAACTGGCCCGCGAAGTCCTCGGCGACGACGCCTCGTAG
- a CDS encoding dihydrofolate reductase family protein — MPKVRVHNVTISLDGFVAGENQRSDAPFGDGVGWGDELHSWFVSASEDAAAGKTGTDVDFFVRGDQNIGATIMGRNMFGPQRGPWEDESWKGWWGDNPPYHHDVFVHTHHERPALEMSGGTTFHFTDEPPETVLQRAFDAAAGKDVRIGGGAAVIQQYLRARLIDELHLVIAPMLIGRGARLLDDLGDGVEGYRVSELVGSTAVTHAVLVRR, encoded by the coding sequence ATGCCCAAGGTCCGTGTACACAACGTGACGATCTCCCTCGACGGCTTCGTGGCCGGAGAGAACCAGCGATCGGACGCCCCGTTCGGTGACGGCGTCGGCTGGGGCGACGAGCTCCACAGCTGGTTCGTCTCCGCGTCGGAAGACGCCGCCGCGGGCAAGACGGGAACCGACGTCGACTTCTTCGTCCGCGGTGACCAGAACATCGGCGCCACGATCATGGGGCGGAACATGTTCGGTCCGCAGCGCGGGCCGTGGGAGGACGAGTCCTGGAAGGGCTGGTGGGGCGACAATCCCCCCTACCACCACGACGTCTTCGTGCACACCCACCATGAGCGCCCGGCGCTGGAGATGTCCGGCGGAACCACCTTCCACTTCACCGACGAGCCGCCGGAGACGGTGCTGCAACGCGCGTTCGACGCCGCGGCCGGCAAGGACGTCCGGATCGGCGGCGGCGCCGCGGTCATCCAGCAGTATCTGCGCGCCCGGCTGATCGACGAACTCCACCTGGTGATCGCGCCGATGCTCATCGGACGCGGGGCACGGCTGCTCGACGATCTGGGCGACGGAGTCGAGGGCTACCGGGTGTCCGAGCTGGTCGGCTCGACGGCCGTGACGCACGCCGTACTGGTCCGCCGCTGA
- a CDS encoding TetR/AcrR family transcriptional regulator → MRADARKNRDHLLAVAGTAITEQGVDVSLRDIARRADVGLATLLRHFPTREALLDALLRTSFDELTARAGELETSNSPQDALIAWLRDCVAWTTEYRGATVLMAAAIEDPESALHASCVTLRTAGARLLTRAQAAGTARGDIDGADLFALVAMLAWLGDQPSLARRADRLTELVANAILTGTGGSDVEEEPRPRTRS, encoded by the coding sequence ATGCGAGCCGACGCCAGGAAGAACCGCGACCACCTGCTCGCAGTAGCGGGCACCGCCATCACCGAGCAGGGCGTCGACGTCTCCCTGCGCGACATCGCGCGCCGGGCCGACGTCGGGCTCGCGACGCTGCTGCGGCACTTCCCGACGCGTGAGGCACTGCTCGATGCCCTGCTCCGCACGAGCTTCGACGAACTGACGGCAAGGGCAGGCGAGCTCGAGACCTCGAACTCGCCCCAGGACGCCCTCATTGCGTGGCTCCGTGACTGCGTCGCGTGGACGACCGAGTACCGGGGCGCGACCGTCCTGATGGCAGCCGCCATCGAGGACCCCGAATCCGCTCTCCACGCCTCGTGCGTCACCCTGCGCACAGCCGGCGCACGACTCCTCACCCGCGCCCAGGCCGCGGGCACCGCGCGCGGCGACATCGACGGAGCCGACCTGTTCGCGCTGGTGGCCATGCTCGCCTGGCTCGGCGATCAGCCCTCGCTCGCGCGACGCGCCGATCGCCTCACCGAACTCGTCGCGAACGCGATCCTGACCGGCACGGGCGGCAGCGACGTCGAGGAGGAACCTCGCCCTCGGACCCGGAGCTGA
- a CDS encoding NADP-dependent oxidoreductase, whose protein sequence is MPTQTMRAVRLHEHGGPEVLRYEEVPVPEPGPGEVLVRVHAAGVNPPDWYLRGGLTKMPGETESTVGLPVIPGTDVSGVVEAVAADVDGLAVGDEVFGLLRFPSFDGSAYAEYVAAPASDLARKPAGLDHVHAAGAPMAGLTAWQFLVELGHHHPSPFQEARHRPTALDADTTVLVNGAAGGVGHFALQLAKWKGARVIAVASGAHGPFLRELGADQVIDYTTSRPEDLVRDVDLVLDTVGGPDSRRFLRTLKRGGSHFPVFPGDFDTEETAQLGVTVSITQVRSSGAQLADLGRLLDAGTVRVAIDSMFPLADARAAHERALRGHIRGKIVLTVA, encoded by the coding sequence ATGCCGACACAGACGATGAGAGCGGTCCGGCTGCACGAGCACGGTGGCCCCGAGGTTCTGCGGTACGAGGAGGTGCCGGTTCCCGAGCCGGGTCCGGGCGAGGTGCTCGTTCGCGTCCACGCGGCCGGCGTCAATCCTCCGGACTGGTACCTGCGCGGCGGGCTGACCAAAATGCCCGGCGAGACGGAGTCCACGGTCGGCCTGCCGGTGATTCCGGGCACGGACGTGTCGGGTGTCGTCGAGGCCGTCGCCGCGGACGTGGACGGCCTCGCGGTGGGTGACGAGGTGTTCGGGCTGCTGCGTTTCCCCAGCTTCGACGGCAGCGCATACGCCGAGTACGTGGCCGCGCCCGCCTCGGATCTCGCACGCAAGCCGGCCGGCCTCGACCACGTGCACGCCGCCGGGGCACCCATGGCCGGGCTCACCGCGTGGCAGTTCCTGGTCGAGCTCGGGCACCATCACCCCTCGCCCTTCCAGGAGGCACGGCATCGCCCGACGGCACTCGACGCCGACACGACGGTGCTCGTCAACGGCGCCGCGGGCGGCGTGGGGCACTTCGCGCTCCAACTGGCGAAGTGGAAGGGTGCGCGTGTCATCGCAGTGGCGTCGGGCGCGCACGGCCCGTTCCTGCGCGAGCTCGGCGCCGACCAGGTCATCGACTACACCACAAGTCGCCCCGAGGACCTCGTACGCGACGTCGACCTCGTTCTCGACACCGTCGGCGGCCCCGACAGCAGGCGCTTCCTGCGCACGCTCAAGCGCGGCGGCTCCCACTTCCCCGTGTTTCCGGGGGACTTCGACACAGAGGAGACCGCGCAGCTGGGCGTCACGGTCTCGATCACCCAGGTCCGCTCGAGCGGCGCGCAGCTCGCCGACCTCGGACGCCTGCTCGACGCGGGCACGGTCCGCGTCGCGATCGACAGCATGTTTCCGCTCGCGGACGCCCGAGCGGCGCACGAGCGCGCCCTGCGAGGGCACATCCGAGGCAAGATCGTGCTCACGGTCGCCTGA
- a CDS encoding NAD(P)/FAD-dependent oxidoreductase, with protein MKHRIVVLGAGYAGAFAAGNLARRLSPADVEVTVVNAVPDFVERMRLHQLAIGQELGVRKLADVFAGTGVRLRLARVTGIDPERRTVAVTGEDGDDELVYDTLLYALGSSVAHHGVPGVAEHAFDVTGRSSALRLRERLAGLGEGGTVLVVGEGLTGIETATEFAESRPDLSVALAARGELGAWLSPKARRHLLRAFDRLGVTVHEHTRIEAVEPTRALTADGTSVPADVTVWAAGFAVHPIAAASGLKVAETGQIVVDGSMRSVSHPDVYAAGDCAYAIGENGLPLPMSCASAGFTNMQATAAIIARLTGSEVPVTGLKYHGNHISLGRRDAIFQMVDGDARSKSWYLGGRMAARLKSGVLKGAGWGIAHPTFGMPKRKRRLATAPDRAGVRVAA; from the coding sequence ATGAAGCACCGCATCGTCGTCCTCGGCGCCGGATACGCCGGGGCCTTCGCCGCCGGAAACCTGGCCCGCCGGCTGTCGCCCGCCGACGTCGAGGTCACCGTCGTCAACGCCGTGCCCGACTTCGTCGAGCGGATGCGGCTGCACCAGCTCGCGATCGGCCAGGAGCTCGGAGTCCGCAAGCTCGCCGACGTGTTCGCGGGTACCGGAGTGCGGCTGCGCCTGGCGCGCGTCACCGGCATCGACCCCGAGCGCAGGACCGTCGCGGTGACCGGCGAGGACGGCGACGACGAACTCGTGTACGACACGCTTCTCTACGCGCTCGGCAGCTCCGTCGCCCACCACGGCGTCCCCGGCGTGGCCGAGCACGCCTTCGATGTGACCGGCCGGTCATCGGCGCTGCGCCTGCGCGAGCGGCTGGCGGGCCTGGGCGAGGGCGGCACCGTGCTGGTCGTCGGTGAGGGGCTGACCGGTATCGAGACCGCCACCGAGTTCGCCGAGTCGCGGCCGGACCTCTCGGTCGCGCTCGCCGCCCGCGGCGAGCTGGGCGCCTGGCTCTCCCCGAAGGCCCGCCGCCACCTGCTCCGGGCCTTCGACCGGCTCGGCGTCACCGTCCACGAGCACACACGGATCGAAGCCGTCGAGCCGACGCGGGCGCTCACCGCCGACGGTACGTCCGTCCCGGCCGACGTGACCGTGTGGGCCGCCGGATTCGCCGTACACCCCATCGCGGCCGCCAGCGGCCTGAAGGTCGCCGAGACCGGCCAGATCGTCGTCGACGGGAGCATGCGCTCGGTCTCGCACCCGGATGTCTACGCCGCCGGCGACTGCGCCTACGCGATCGGCGAGAACGGCCTACCGCTGCCGATGTCGTGCGCCTCGGCCGGCTTCACCAACATGCAGGCGACCGCCGCGATCATCGCGCGCCTGACGGGCAGCGAGGTCCCGGTCACCGGGCTGAAGTACCACGGCAACCACATCAGCCTCGGACGGCGGGACGCGATCTTCCAGATGGTGGACGGGGACGCCCGGTCCAAGTCCTGGTACCTGGGCGGCCGGATGGCCGCGCGGCTCAAGTCGGGGGTGCTCAAGGGTGCCGGGTGGGGCATCGCCCACCCGACGTTCGGCATGCCGAAGCGCAAGCGCCGCCTGGCCACCGCACCGGACCGGGCCGGCGTGCGGGTAGCCGCCTAG
- a CDS encoding sigma-70 family RNA polymerase sigma factor: MDSAAIDRFEASRGRLASLAYRLLGSAADAEDAVQDTFLRWQAADRERVEVPEAWLTKVVTNLCLDRLRSARARHERAAGAWLPEPLLEGDPMLGPADTFEQRESVSLAVLTLMERLSPVERAAYVLREAFSYSHAEIAGILDITESASQQHVHRARRRVTAERRGGDAVDPASARRVVEEFLAAATSGRTERLVAMLTADATAVSDGAGLARRLLRYDTRERVASYVRAGFKPTPAKRRMAGGSPALHIALINGSPAVLATVEDRVVGVVVFGISAGKVASLRGIAAADNLTRLNEVWRQHEPDAPVIAAW, translated from the coding sequence GTGGACAGCGCAGCCATCGACCGATTCGAGGCCAGCCGGGGCCGGCTGGCCTCCCTGGCGTACCGTCTGCTCGGCTCGGCCGCCGACGCCGAGGATGCCGTGCAGGACACGTTCCTGCGCTGGCAGGCCGCCGACCGCGAGCGGGTCGAGGTGCCGGAGGCGTGGCTGACCAAGGTCGTCACCAATCTCTGCCTCGACCGGCTGCGCTCGGCGCGGGCGCGTCACGAGCGGGCGGCAGGTGCCTGGCTGCCCGAGCCGCTCCTGGAGGGCGATCCGATGCTCGGCCCCGCCGACACCTTCGAGCAGCGCGAATCGGTGTCGTTGGCCGTACTGACCCTCATGGAACGTCTCTCGCCGGTCGAGCGGGCCGCCTACGTGCTGCGTGAGGCCTTCTCGTACTCGCACGCCGAGATCGCCGGGATCCTCGACATCACCGAGTCCGCGAGCCAGCAGCATGTGCACCGGGCCCGGCGCCGGGTCACCGCCGAGCGCCGCGGCGGCGACGCGGTGGATCCGGCCTCCGCGCGCCGGGTCGTCGAGGAGTTCCTCGCCGCCGCCACGTCGGGGCGCACGGAACGACTGGTGGCGATGCTCACCGCCGACGCGACCGCGGTGTCGGACGGCGCCGGGCTGGCCAGGCGGCTGCTGCGGTACGACACGCGCGAGCGCGTCGCCTCCTACGTGCGGGCCGGCTTCAAGCCCACGCCGGCGAAGCGGCGGATGGCCGGCGGCTCCCCCGCTCTCCACATCGCGCTGATCAACGGTTCCCCGGCCGTCCTCGCCACTGTCGAGGACCGGGTCGTGGGCGTCGTGGTGTTCGGCATCAGCGCCGGCAAGGTCGCCTCCCTGCGCGGCATCGCCGCCGCGGACAACCTCACGCGCCTCAACGAGGTCTGGCGGCAGCACGAGCCCGACGCGCCCGTCATCGCCGCCTGGTGA
- a CDS encoding acyl-CoA dehydrogenase, which yields MWRAERSATFPGVSTSQLPGLSAPLATPDALKRLLFDAQAETHELWRRLFSTPAFSFREGLTHEQRTELSYRRLRWLNAAIPDVRALIRDPVALSTLHEWAGVADAGMATIASIHYNLFLGSLLDHDQGGRDLGPYLRMEKIGVFLTTEKGHGNDATNLETTATLDRDAGQFVLTTPTPAATKWMPNTSLIGGPKDAVVAARLMIDNRDHGVFLFLTPLSDASGRHLPGVDVRPLPETVSAPVDHCATSFHDVRLPLTALLQGPHGRLSPTGEFSSDRGNARKRFLRSVGRVTPGKLCMSAYSLGTMRHAMAVAVAYAHQRHTSDLTGGGKRVPLWAHRTHHAPLVEGLATTYAATLLQRRVVQQWSDVEQAGGGDAERQDAERMTAIAKSWITWSAREVMTTCRERCGAQGLALANGIAGQLVANEGTITAEGDNLVVRLVAAAEMLMGASVPRPHSAVPPGDRSLADPEHLHDLLADLERIRYARARTRVRLPGAPSPLARWNRASAAATSRVEAHAYRLAAEALADTAARSDDPQARLVLHDLHRLFVLGYVSRHSGELLAHGRLTADQVLRLPDEIEAAVDAIAPHALMLTEAFDVPEEVRQRHPMLRSEVPETAVLV from the coding sequence ATGTGGCGAGCGGAACGCTCGGCTACGTTTCCGGGTGTGAGCACCTCTCAACTTCCTGGCTTGTCCGCACCGTTGGCTACCCCCGACGCCCTCAAGCGTCTGCTCTTCGACGCACAGGCCGAGACCCACGAACTGTGGCGGCGCCTGTTCAGCACCCCCGCGTTCTCCTTCCGTGAGGGGCTGACCCATGAGCAGCGCACCGAACTCTCCTATCGCCGGCTGCGGTGGCTGAACGCCGCCATACCGGACGTACGGGCCCTGATCCGAGATCCGGTCGCCCTGAGCACCCTGCATGAATGGGCGGGAGTGGCGGACGCTGGCATGGCCACGATCGCCTCCATCCACTACAACCTCTTCCTCGGCAGCCTCCTCGACCACGACCAGGGGGGCCGGGACCTCGGGCCCTATCTGCGGATGGAGAAGATCGGCGTCTTCCTGACCACCGAGAAGGGCCACGGAAACGACGCGACCAACCTGGAGACCACCGCCACACTGGACCGTGACGCGGGCCAGTTCGTCCTCACCACCCCCACGCCGGCGGCCACGAAGTGGATGCCGAACACATCGCTCATCGGTGGCCCCAAGGACGCCGTCGTGGCGGCCCGGCTGATGATCGACAACAGGGATCACGGGGTCTTCCTGTTCCTGACACCGTTGTCCGACGCGAGCGGACGGCACCTGCCAGGAGTGGACGTACGGCCGCTGCCCGAAACGGTCAGCGCCCCGGTCGACCACTGCGCCACCTCCTTCCACGACGTACGACTGCCGCTCACGGCCCTGCTCCAGGGCCCCCACGGACGCCTCAGCCCCACGGGCGAGTTCAGCTCCGACCGGGGCAACGCGCGAAAACGATTCCTCCGCAGCGTCGGCCGCGTCACCCCGGGCAAGCTGTGCATGAGCGCCTACAGCCTCGGCACCATGCGGCACGCCATGGCGGTGGCCGTGGCCTATGCCCACCAGCGGCACACCTCGGACCTGACCGGCGGCGGGAAACGGGTGCCCCTGTGGGCGCACCGCACACACCACGCCCCGCTCGTCGAAGGCCTGGCGACGACCTACGCCGCCACCCTGCTCCAGCGTCGCGTCGTACAGCAGTGGTCCGACGTCGAGCAGGCGGGCGGCGGGGACGCCGAACGCCAGGACGCCGAACGAATGACGGCCATCGCCAAGAGCTGGATCACCTGGTCGGCACGGGAGGTGATGACGACGTGCCGGGAACGGTGCGGCGCGCAGGGCCTGGCACTGGCCAACGGGATCGCCGGCCAACTCGTGGCCAACGAGGGCACCATCACCGCCGAGGGCGACAACCTGGTCGTCAGGCTCGTGGCCGCGGCCGAGATGCTGATGGGCGCCTCCGTACCCCGCCCGCACTCCGCGGTGCCGCCCGGCGACCGGTCCCTCGCGGACCCGGAGCACCTGCACGACCTCCTGGCGGACCTGGAACGCATACGTTACGCCCGGGCCAGGACCCGCGTCCGCCTGCCCGGGGCCCCATCGCCGCTGGCCCGGTGGAACAGGGCCTCGGCCGCCGCCACATCCCGGGTGGAGGCCCACGCCTACCGGCTGGCCGCCGAAGCCCTCGCGGACACGGCCGCCCGGTCGGACGACCCGCAGGCCCGGCTCGTCCTGCACGACCTGCACCGGCTGTTCGTCCTGGGGTACGTCTCCCGGCACAGCGGCGAGCTCCTCGCCCACGGCCGGTTGACCGCGGATCAGGTCCTGCGCCTGCCCGACGAGATCGAGGCCGCCGTCGACGCGATCGCCCCGCACGCCCTGATGCTGACCGAGGCGTTCGACGTACCGGAGGAGGTGCGGCAGCGCCACCCCATGTTGCGGTCCGAAGTGCCCGAGACCGCGGTGCTGGTATGA